The Cylindrospermum stagnale PCC 7417 genome segment TTATAGACTAGCATTAGTGAAGCACGCGAGAAATTTACCTGCATTACTAGGACGCGAGCGCTTGATTGTTGATGCTCTAAAACGAGATGGTGCTTACATCACTTCTTTAGCAGAGTTGGAATTACCATCAACCACACAACTTTTGTATGCTGCTAATAGTCATTTATCAAGCATTGTATCCCCCCGTGATAGCCATGCAGATTACAAGCTGCCGCAAATTTATACAGTTACAGATTTACCAGAATTCTTTGCCTGGGGAATTGAAAAAAAACTGCAAAATATCATTGAAAACTACATAGGACTACCTATTGCTTTTCATGGTGTACATTTGCGGAAAGACTTCCCGAATGAGCAGCAACTGCAAACACTGCTATGGCATAAAGATGCTGAAGACCGTCGGATGATTAAAGTCATTATCTACTTGAATGATGTGACAGACAAACACGGACCTTTTGAGTATGTGCCAAAGCGTTACAGTTTGTTAGAAAGATTGACTGATTATCGGGTTGACTATGAGCTTTTACAGACAAATTATTTAGGTATCAATGATGAAAAACTAAGCAAAATTATCCCCAAATCAGCTTGGAAATCCTGTCCAGGAAAAGCTGGAACCGTGATTTTTGTAGATCCGAGAAATATTTTACATCACGGTACTGTGAGGACACAAGAGCGGTCAACGCTATTTTTCACATATACAGCCAACCCACCAAAAAGACCAGAACTTTGCAGGCAATACAAGGATGATACTTTTACCAAACCAAGTAAAAAGTTAATAGTTGAAGGCAGAGTTTAGTCGTTCTGAGTAAAAACCCAAACATACTATTTCATTTATGATATTTACAAAAACCAATCTCTCAGGCGCTTTTATTATTGACTTAGAAGAAAAACCGGACTCTCGCGGTTTTTTTGCCCGTACTTTCTGCGCCAAAGAATTTGAGGAGCATGGGTTAAAGTCAACTGTTGCCCAATGCAACCTTTCTTTTAATCATCAAAAAGGTACTTTGCGGGGAATGCACTATCAAATTCTCCCAGCAGGAGAAACGAAATTAATCCGCTGTACTCAAGGCGCTATTTATGACGTAATTATCGATATGCGTCCTGAATCCCCAACTTACCTGTCACATATTAGTGTGGAATTGACTGCGGAAAACCACCGCGCTTTATATGTACCAGAAATGTTTGCTCACGGTTATCAAGCACTGACAGATGGTGCAGAAGTTATGTATCAAGTTGGTGAATTTTACACCCCAGGATATGAGCGTGGTTTGCGTTATGATGATCCACTTTTAGAAATTTCTTGGCCTTTGAGTGTCAGTGAAATATCTGAGAAAGATCGGAATTGGCCTTTATTAGAATCTATCTTGATAGGAGTTTAATGATGATTATTTTAGATCAAGCTCTCAAAGCTAGAGCCGCAGCTGGTAACCCGATAAAAGTGGCGATGATTGGTGCTGGTTTTATGGGTCGAGGAATTGCCAATCAAATTATCAATTCCGTTCCGGGCATGAAGATAGTTGCTATTTCCAATCGGACTATAGACAATGCCAAACGAGCTTATTTAGAAGCGGGAATTGAGGATTTAAAAATTGTGGCGACTGTCGCCGACTTGGAAGATGCGATCGCGCTTGGGCAATATGCAGTCACCGAAGATGCCATGTTACTGTGCCAAGCAGATGGTATAGATGCAATCATTGAAGTCACAGGGACAATCGAGTTTGCGGCACATCTGGTCATGAGTGCGATCGCACATCACAAGCACATCATCTTAATGAATGCCGAACTCGACGGCACTATTGGCCCCATCCTCAAAGTCTATGCAGACCGGGCTGGCGTCATTCTCAGCGCTTGCGACGGTGACCAACCAGGGGTAGAAATGAACCTTTACCGCTTTGTCAAAAGCATTGGTTTAACCCCCCTATTGTGCGGCAATATTAAAGGACTACAAGACCCCTACCGCAATCCCACCACCCAAGAAGGTTTTGCCAAACGCTGGGGACAAAATCCCACAATGGTTACC includes the following:
- the rfbC gene encoding dTDP-4-dehydrorhamnose 3,5-epimerase, which translates into the protein MIFTKTNLSGAFIIDLEEKPDSRGFFARTFCAKEFEEHGLKSTVAQCNLSFNHQKGTLRGMHYQILPAGETKLIRCTQGAIYDVIIDMRPESPTYLSHISVELTAENHRALYVPEMFAHGYQALTDGAEVMYQVGEFYTPGYERGLRYDDPLLEISWPLSVSEISEKDRNWPLLESILIGV
- a CDS encoding phytanoyl-CoA dioxygenase family protein, giving the protein MLETIQSKISGLKSELNYRLALVKHARNLPALLGRERLIVDALKRDGAYITSLAELELPSTTQLLYAANSHLSSIVSPRDSHADYKLPQIYTVTDLPEFFAWGIEKKLQNIIENYIGLPIAFHGVHLRKDFPNEQQLQTLLWHKDAEDRRMIKVIIYLNDVTDKHGPFEYVPKRYSLLERLTDYRVDYELLQTNYLGINDEKLSKIIPKSAWKSCPGKAGTVIFVDPRNILHHGTVRTQERSTLFFTYTANPPKRPELCRQYKDDTFTKPSKKLIVEGRV